In Salarias fasciatus chromosome 2, fSalaFa1.1, whole genome shotgun sequence, one genomic interval encodes:
- the LOC115401655 gene encoding centrin-1-like, whose amino-acid sequence MISDLDKENSGTIDFDDFLSIMTQKMSEKDSKEEILKAFRLFDDDCTGKISFKNLKRVAKELGENLTDEELEEMIQEADRDGDGEVNEQEFLRIMKKTNLY is encoded by the exons ATGATTTCAGACCTGGACAAAGAAAACTCTGGAACGATTGACTTCGACGACTTCCTCAGTATCATGACTCAGAAAATG AGTGAAAAGGACTCCAAAGAAGAAATCCTGAAGGCTTTCCGGCTGTTCGATGACGACTGCACGGGAAAAATCTCCTTCAAGAACCTGAAGAGAGTCGCCAAGGAGCTGGGCGAGAACCTGACGGATGAAGAGCTGGAG GAGATGATCCAGGAGGCGGACCGAGACGGGGACGGAGAAGTCAACGAGCAGGAGTTCCTGAGGATCATGAAGAAGACCAACCTTTACTGA
- the il21 gene encoding interleukin-21 isoform X2, with translation MNIMKLLFLCLLAALCGAWGTTTTTSNDRIQDLRKLREVLKELRTVNRSLQNSEQMLSIPPQDLEDCCCVSALQCYRDSMKVHLNVTESKQKKLYNSLKHSYTIRSLNFCNSGNTATTVPACDSYPKEKARDFLKRLESLIQRAVSNLTKN, from the exons ATGAACATTATGaagctgctcttcctctgcctgCTTGCAGCGCTGTGCGGCGCCTGGGGCACCACGACCACGACCAGCAACGACAGAATCCAGGACCTGAGGAAACTACGAGAGGTCCTGAAAGAGCTGCGGACCGTCAACAGGAGCCTGCAG AACAGCGAGCAGATGCTGAGCATTCCACCGCAGGACCTGGAG gactgctgctgtgtgtcggCCTTGCAGTGCTACAGAGACAGCATGAAGGTTCATCTCAATGTGACTGAGagcaaacagaagaaactgtACAACAGCCTGAAGCACAGCTACACG ATCAGATCACTGAACTTCTGTAACTCCGGGAATACGGCG ACCACCGTCCCGGCCTGCGATTCGTATCCTAAAGAAAAGGCCAGAGACTTCTTGAAACGGCTGGAGTCGCTAATACAAAGG GCTGTATCCAACCTGACGAAGAACTGA
- the il21 gene encoding interleukin-21 isoform X1 translates to MNIMKLLFLCLLAALCGAWGTTTTTSNDRIQDLRKLREVLKELRTVNRSLQNSEQMLSIPPQDLEDCCCVSALQCYRDSMKVHLNVTESKQKKLYNSLKHSYTIRSLNFCNSGNTATTVPACDSYPKEKARDFLKRLESLIQRVKPFSTFLISKHVFSPRLHAADGIKALFLLL, encoded by the exons ATGAACATTATGaagctgctcttcctctgcctgCTTGCAGCGCTGTGCGGCGCCTGGGGCACCACGACCACGACCAGCAACGACAGAATCCAGGACCTGAGGAAACTACGAGAGGTCCTGAAAGAGCTGCGGACCGTCAACAGGAGCCTGCAG AACAGCGAGCAGATGCTGAGCATTCCACCGCAGGACCTGGAG gactgctgctgtgtgtcggCCTTGCAGTGCTACAGAGACAGCATGAAGGTTCATCTCAATGTGACTGAGagcaaacagaagaaactgtACAACAGCCTGAAGCACAGCTACACG ATCAGATCACTGAACTTCTGTAACTCCGGGAATACGGCG ACCACCGTCCCGGCCTGCGATTCGTATCCTAAAGAAAAGGCCAGAGACTTCTTGAAACGGCTGGAGTCGCTAATACAAAGGGTGAAGCCATTCTCCACCTTTCTCATATCAAAGCATGTGTTTAGTCCACGGCTCCATGCAGCAGATGGAATTAAAgccctgttcctcctcctttaG
- the bbs12 gene encoding chaperonin-containing T-complex member BBS12, with protein sequence MMLESTVLNNRQHVGLQQLSALAELSRSSLGPCKSFKFVQDDSTGESALVCSCYRILETLELSCPAAQLVCETLQAHQKVFHSGSGCLLFLMGAWSRTALRCLQDGIPVTHIVSAMSEGMDVCTDVCRSSTVSIEAVCQVSSGAAEDSGLAPQADGTALDMRARRKVKLSRHFSETNSGSVSRVTQAVEPRLPEFGLVAQGLSHGCGDSMRLALQAVQMQSEAKRADMSRPGFDVTKFLTCLLPGVPEEHACVVGGCVVLLPAEGALIAQRLKGKTLQVAVVTGDLSHDFRHLGFNGPTGIQRVTDRLSSSGREDDWVERVSALLLNLGVDLILIGGSACEKMVDLCWRHQILVVEKVRASILRTFASLTGAVAVTYATQLSRRCLGSGVKVWIWRDLSGHQRKPAAAVNICPGGGGGGGGGLVTVVLTSSVHGKLPSLEERFWACAYRLHYALQDRALLPGAGRTEMLCIHRLLKLGAEGRGGAGNRYRAAVFQLMADGLIDYFTTVMVNTGRCSVVHARTLVNQQLQNRDQQTDSAPNFPQLLLEGERQEGIRPEEPPAREVYDNLSVKLEVWRKALDVVFLILQTDTEILTGGGQHSDSTDSLLL encoded by the coding sequence ATGATGCTGGAAAGCACAGTTTTGAACAACAGACAGCATGttggcctgcagcagctgtcagcaCTGGCAGAGCTCTCCCGGTCCTCGCTGGGTCCCTGCAAGAGCTTCAAGTTCGTCCAGGATGACTCGACCGGGGAGTCGGCTCTTGTGTGTTCCTGTTATCGGATCCTGGAAACCCTGGAGCTCAGCTGCCCGGCGGCCCAGCTGGTCTGTGAGACTCTCCAAGCCCACCAGAAGGTCTTCCACTCCGGCTCGGGATGCCTGCTGTTTCTGATGGGAGCGTGGAGTCGCACCGCTCTGCGCTGCCTGCAGGACGGGATTCCAGTCACACACATCGTCTCCGCCATGTCTGAGGGGATGGACGTGTGCACAGacgtctgcaggagcagcacagTTTCCATAGAGGCTGTTTGTCAGGTTTcctctggagcagctgaggattCAGGACTGGCTCCACAGGCTGACGGGACCGCCCTGGACATGAGAGCACGAAGGAAAGTGAAGCTCAGCAGACATTTCAGTGAAACTAACTCTGGAAGCGTCTCCAGAGTAACACAAGCTGTCGAGCCGAGGCTTCCGGAGTTCGGCCTCGTTGCTCAGGGCTTGAGCCACGGCTGCGGCGACTCGATGAGACTCGCCCTTCAAGCCGTCCAGATGCAGTCAGAGGCTAAACGGGCAGACATGAGCCGCCCGGGGTTTGACGTGACTAAATTCTTGACGTGTCTCCTTCCCGGCGTGCCGGAGGAGCACGCCTGTGTGGTTGGCGGCTGCGTCGTTCTTCTGCCTGCTGAGGGAGCTCTGATCGCTCAGCGTCTGAAGGGGAAAACCCTGCAGGTTGCTGTCGTCACCGGGGATTTGTCACATGACTTCCGCCACCTTGGCTTTAATGGACCGACTGGAATCCAGCGTGTGACGGATCGTCTGTCCAGTTCGGGCAGAGAGGACGACTGGGTGGAGAGAGTCAGCGCTCTGCTGCTGAACCTGGGAGTGGACCTGATTCTGATCGGTGGGTCTGCCTGTGAGAAAATGGTTGATCTGTGTTGGAGACACCAGATTCTTGTGGTGGAAAAGGTGAGGGCTTCCATCTTGAGGACGTTTGCTAGCTTAACTGGAGCTGTTGCGGTGACGTACGCCACGCAGCTCAGCAGACGCTGCCTGGGCTCCGGGGTGAAGGTCTGGATCTGGAGAGACCTGAGCGGCCACCAGAGgaagcctgcagcagctgtgaacatctgccccggcggcggcggcggcggcggcggcggcctggtgACGGTGGTGCTGACCAGCAGCGTGCACGGCAAGCTGCCCAGCCTGGAGGAGCGCTTCTGGGCCTGTGCTTACAGGTTACACTACGCTCTGCAGGACAGAGCCCTGCTGCCCGGGGCGGGCCGGACAGAAATGCTCTGCATTCACCGCCTGCTGAAGCTCGGGGCGGAGggccggggcggggcggggaaCCGGTACAGAGCGGCGGTGTTCCAGCTCATGGCAGACGGCCTGATAGACTACTTTACCACTGTCATGGTTAACACAGGGAGATGTTCTGTAGTCCACGCCCGGACTTTAgtgaaccagcagctccagaaccGTGACCAGCAGACCGACTCGGCTCCAAACTTCCCCCAGCTTCTTCTGGAGGGTGAACGACAGGAAGGGATAAGACCCGAGGAGCCGCCGGCCAGGGAGGTCTACGATAATCTGAGTGTGAAGCTGGAAGTGTGGAGGAAGGCGTTAGACGTTGTTTTCCTGATCTTACAGACCGATACAGAGATCCTCACAGGTGGAGGCCAGCACTCCGACAGCACGGACAGCCTGCTGCTAtga